A region of the Candidatus Omnitrophota bacterium genome:
ATTCCCCAGGCTGCCCCGGGCAAGGAGCACACCGTCGCAGCCGGTTTCATCAAACATCTTTTTTGCTAATTCCGCGCTGAATACATCGCCTGAACCGATAACCGGGATCTCCAACGCCTTTTTAACCCCGGCGATCACTTTATAATCCACGCTGCCGGAATATTCCTGCGTTTTGGTCCTGCCGTGGATGAAAAGAGCTTTTACCCCTGCGTCCTGGCAATAAAGCCCTACCTCACGGCAATTGATCGAATCCTTATCCCATCCGGCGCGGATCTTTACCGTTACCGGCACCGGAGAATTATCAACCACGATCTTAAGCAATTTATTCAGCTTTAACGGATCTTTCAAAAGGCCGGCTCCTTCGCCACGGCGCACGACTTTTCTTTCCGGGCAGGCGGCATTAAAATCCAACACATCGAACTTGAACCTGGGCAGGACCTCCATCGCTTTTTTGATGAAATCCTCTTCACAGCCAAGCAACTGCACACCCAGCGGTTTATCCTCTTCGCAGGTAGAAAGCATGAGCCTGGTTTTCTTATTCTTATACCCCAGACAACGGGCGTTGATCATCTCGACAAAACCCAGGTCACATCCGAATTTATGATTTAAAAGACGAAACGGCAGGTCGCTTACCCCGGCCATAGGCGCAAGGATCAGGTTGGATTTAAGTTTGAGTTCGCCAATCTTAAGCATCAGGTGACTTCTTCTACCGGAAGGACAAAAGCCTTGATTCCTTCTTTCCCCAGGGATTCACGCAGCTTTTTAACCGCGGAAATAAGTTGTTTCGCTTCTCCGGCCGAACACCCCACAAAAAGCAGGTTATTCTTACCGGGCCAGATATCGTCTCCCATATGCGTGCCCGAAGCCAGGCCTTTGCCAAAAACCCCGTTGATCTTGGTATAATCATCCGCGGCGCAGGTCTGCTCCAGAATATCCATAACCTCCGCGTCAATCGCTTCGTTATAGGATATAAAAACCATCTTATCGATCATATCTATTCCCCTCCCGCCTGAAGGTCGCATTTCCTTACCTTGACCTGCTGCTTTGTCTGCTTATGATGAAAAACCGCGTATAAAATCGGCACAAAAAGCATGGTTATAAAAGTGGATACGGTTAAGCCTCCGACCATGGTGATCCCGATCGGCTGCCAGGTCTCCGACCCCTGACCCGTAGACAAAGCCAAAGGCAGCAAACCTACCAGGGTGGTGATAGTGGTCATCAACACCGGGCGCAACCTGTCTTTTCCGCCGGCGGTCACCGCTTCATACATCGAATTGCCGCGGGCCCGCAGTATATTTATATAACTGATCAGCACGATCGCGTTATTCACTACTATGCCCATAAGCATGACCATCCCCAAAAAAGACAAGACGTTCAAGGTCATCCTGCTGATCGCCATTGCCCAGATGACTCCGGTGAAGGTAAAAGGAATAGAGAACATGATAATGAACGGGTCAAGCAGCGACTCAAACTGGGCGGCTATAACCATATATACCAGGACTATCCCCAAAGAAAGCAGGATGATCAGGTCCCCAAACGCCTTCCTTTGTTCTTCGGCCTCGCCGCCGAAATTGATGATTATATCCGCCGGGAGCGTAAGCTTATCCATCTCCCGTTTGATATCCTCAACTATCTTTCCGCTGGATCGATTAAGGGTATTCGCCTCGACCCTGACCACGCGCTCGCGGTTCTTGCGCTCGATCTGCACAGGCCCGGCTGTTTCGTAAATGCTGGCGAAACTGGAGAGTTTGACCTGTTTTCCGGTCATAGAAGAAACAAGCGCCAGGTTTTCCACATCTTCAACCTGCGAACGGGAAGATTCTTCCAATCTCACATAGATATCATAGGTCCGGCCTTT
Encoded here:
- a CDS encoding tRNA-dihydrouridine synthase, which codes for MLKIGELKLKSNLILAPMAGVSDLPFRLLNHKFGCDLGFVEMINARCLGYKNKKTRLMLSTCEEDKPLGVQLLGCEEDFIKKAMEVLPRFKFDVLDFNAACPERKVVRRGEGAGLLKDPLKLNKLLKIVVDNSPVPVTVKIRAGWDKDSINCREVGLYCQDAGVKALFIHGRTKTQEYSGSVDYKVIAGVKKALEIPVIGSGDVFSAELAKKMFDETGCDGVLLARGSLGN